Genomic segment of Mytilus edulis chromosome 12, xbMytEdul2.2, whole genome shotgun sequence:
CAGTGCTTTTTGGACACCGAGTCGTGAAGGACAGCATACCATTGGAGCCAGTCTTTTGCTTCCTTCCGATATTGACATTGTTGTCTACGACAGCTAGCTGAGTTCTGGCAACCATGGATTGGTAGTCAAATTCCAGGCGTTTTGGGCAGTATTTTAACATCATAGAATGATATGTTTCTAACGATCCAGTGTGGCAAAACCGATCTAAGTGACGAATATCTCGCAGAATCAGTTTGTTGGTGATCACCTTCTCCAAGGCTTCGTAGGCGGGACTGTCTTTAGGTaaccatttcttttttcttatagCATCCGCGCTCAATGGGGGGTGTCCACATTTGGTTACTAGCTTTCCTGGAAATGTGTGTCTGTTTGAAATGTGGTATAACAAGCTGGTCCACGTCTCTTCTAGCTTATCTGGGTTACCTTTAGCTTCTCTGGAGCACCACCAGACATGGTTGCATATAGATGGAATCCATGGTTTCACTTCTGTTAGTAACTTCTTTGGTTTTATGGCGAGGATCTTCTTCTTTACAGACTTGGATAAGTGCCATACATCAAACTGGTGGTTTTTATCGCTGTGGTCTGTTGCCATTGCCTTCCGTATCTGCACGTGCCTGTCCGTTACAACTACATCAACTGCAAGATTTGCATCTTCAATATTACTAAGGGAGCGCTGAAAACCTATCAACTCCATCTTTGTAGACGATGTTGTCTCGTTGACCTGGACTAAACTGAAATCTGGAATGACCCCTGTTAGTGTGTCCATGAAAGTGTAGGTGCAATATTTTGCTGAGTAGCCAGGACTGTCACAACGGCCATCTCCACCAAGGACAAGCTGTTAACCCTGAAGTTGCTGAAGAACAACTTCTCGTTGCAGGCTGTAATAATGGTCTATGGCTGGGATGGCTATATCCTTCTGTATAATATAGTACTGTGTTTGTCCAATAAACTTCAAGGATAGAATGTCTGCAAAGTGGGAAATCCTTGAAAGGTTTCTCCAGACAAGATGATAGCAGTTGCGACCATTAAATTACCAGCAGGTTTACTATTGACTAACGGTTGGGACTCCCAAGATGATTGGTGACCTCTCATACACAGAAATTTGACTTTCATGGCCGTACCATTATATAAAATCGTTGACTCGTCAGAAGATATAGGCTCCCCACATTCTGTGCATACAACTCTTGAAAAAAGTGCCCTCAAGCAGCTCTCGAAAGCAATGATCTTTGGCTCTGTGGTGATATGTTGGGAGTCTGGAGAGGTTGACTGGTTGGAGTCGTGGGATTCGTCACTTGGAACATACGAACAGTCACTGTCTGTTTTGTCTGGACTGGGTGGTGGTGAAGGTGTGGATGCATCTGATGTGTCCTGGTCTTTCTTTGGTGAGCTAATAAACGCTGTATCCAATGGTTGTGCTGGGATAACAGGCATCTGGAGGTAGCTGTTGTTAGTCATAGATGTCCCAATGTCTAAGTCAGTCTGAAGTTGTGAAGGTGTTAAAGTCTGCACACTGACGTCCACCATTAACGGTTTTGACTGGAAAGGAAAGGGTTGTGAATAAAATAACAATATGCGTTTACAATGACAGACAGTTTAAATTTATACCACTATTGTAAAATTCAGTGATACAAAAACTGGTTTCAATGTAAATGgtgaaaaaattaatacaaatcaTCGACTTTAGTGAATCCTTTTATAAATTATCTTCGTGTATCAAGATTTTCTCTTAATTTGTCATACCGGTACTTTGAAAAGTAAATCTAATTTTCTATGATTAACAATCTATAAGTAAGACAACAgattgcaggggcggatccagccatttaaaaaaagggggggggtaggTTCCTAACCTAGGATAAAGGGGGGGTCCaattatatgtccccattcaaatgcattgatcgtccaaaaaaagggaggttccaacccccggaaacACCCTCTGGATCCGCACCTGGATTGTATCATACAAGAAGGGGGCTGTTCCAGTCATGCCTATGTGATTCCCTATATACCCAAATAACTATTTCTTTCCCACACAAATAGGGGGGTGGGTACAGACCCCCCAGGATCGTCCATGTTTCTGCAGCAGTCTCCTCCCATAACAAAATATTGACCTCGTAGAATTTAGCaataagaataaaacaaatgATACTTACAGGTCTTCCAATATTTTCCTGTTCAGCTTTCTCCCCTTGTCTTATTTTCTTCTTTGGAATGTtgttttctaaagaaaaaaagtCATGGTTTAGTTACATAGTTGTTTATGAGACAACAACAAACATTTGTCAAGTTAGTTTTCGCGTGATATAATTTATAAACCTGAAAAAAGAACACCTCAGCTCAACATCTCAGAAGAATAATGCCTTTCAACATTTACTACTTAGAAACTTAATAAAATGAAGGTTGGTTTAAGTCGGTTGGTTTATGTCATAACTTTTACAGTATGCAGGTGGAATCGCACGAAAGTGTTACATGTACTTGCAAAATCCAAAGATGTAAACCATTTCAAGACAACAAGCCTTGCTTTCGGTTGTGTTCTCATCGACTGGGCAAAGTCAATTTTATGTTACACattaaaaaacttttaaattactGGAATATTAAAACCATCTTTTTATCAATAGTTACTGTAGGTTTTTCTCTCGTGTCTGCAATAAGAAAATAGTGTATGCAATTCAATAGTTATGAAAACATTTTACCGGTGAAGTCTAAGTAACAATTATTTGTAAAAGTTACTTTAAGAATGGAGTATCCTGGTTATAACATCattggtacatgtataactattCTGATCTATGTTGTTGCTAAAAGTGTCGGATTAGCCAGTTTAataataaggatatatatatgcTTACCTTTGCATTCAGTCAAAGCTGAGTTCCACTTGTCCTCCTTGGCCACATTGTCTAATGGTACTGGAATCTGAAAGAGTTGAAACATTATTAGGAGTGtactaaaataaaaaagtttctaCAAATGCTCCATTTGTTCTACTCTGCAGTGCTTTTCTATGTTTCGCTGAAGAAATAtggtaaaacaaattattttgctTGCCAATCTCGAAGATTAGAAAATGTGTCATCAGTAAACCATCAACAGTTTCCATCTTCAGTAAACGTCTGATTGGGACCAATGCCCAATTTCGGCATGCACATTATAGTCTTTAGGAGAACCATGCTACATGTATAAGGTATATCTGTTCGAAGTTTCAGGCTTATATGACTCATAATTTACAAcagattatttttatcattttataaatagatttgaGAAGGTGGACGGACAGGAGAACACATTGACCATAAAAAATAGTACCACAGGCCTGTAATATTGTAAGCTGGACATTATTATCAATTGCCTTTATCCGCCTTTTTTAAGTTCATGTTAGATGTATAGTTAAACAAATCTATATCCTTcaatactgagaaaaaataacaTAGATTGTCCAAAACATTCTTTTGATTGTATTTAATCACTTCTAACTTTTATTGTTAAGTACCTGTCTTTGTAAAAATCATGCAGAAGGTGATTCATGACATGTCACAGAAGTAATTTTTTTGCCCTATATCATAAGAACTTTGGTAGATGAGTAAAATTCTGTCTTTATTTTCCCTGTATTATGcccgttgccatggtaaccatcaaatcaacattttgcttgaatatgtgaaaaaagaccctttttgaaaatataaaataacggaatttaaagtcccatagaaatattgttaatcaatacaaacaatatgtatatttacagtattgacaaacaaaaccccaaactatacaaaaacattaaaattgtgaatttactaaatagtttgtttccaaagcaaccatttaaaaatgtgttaaatttcgaaaatgaaaaatttcaaaaactcctaaattttaaatctgtttatctcccaagaccaacaataccaggaaatgtcattgacaaattttgaaagaccacattctatatattcataaaataaaaagaaagtcgtgcgtttttttttcttaaaaaaaaaaattttagtcaaaaattgtcaattttcaccaaaattcagattaaCAATCAGATGAATAATCAAACATTTAGTAACTTAAAAAGCTAAAATATTCCATTTATATGTGCAATTCTGACAcgcatttgttaattttaaacaaaaatatatagtaaatgaaGACAGacttgtacaaaatgaaaaatcatcactcTGGGTAtggtccaccccccttttttcgatttttttttttttttttcaaaattataaaatttgttgaaaaaaaacgtGGTATCTCATTTAGTTTACTTGTGAACTaagtattttaagaatttaagcaTAACACAACTTCTAAAGTTGAGGGCATCATATGTACCACCCTCCCTTTAATCTTATATGTAAGATTTctcagaagtttaaaaaaaaaatggtaatacgCATAACCCGTTGTAGTATCTAAGACTGATGCTGTCAGTGAAAAAGAATAATGTTGAATCCAAAACTTAGTTACTAGTAAgtctatgtataaaaataagacgatgtgttgtaattgtcaatgagacaattaactctccaccagagagcaaagacatagaaataaacaaccacAGGTCACCgtatatccttcaacaatgagcataacatgattatctagaaaaacaaatcttaatgaacatttaaaaaaaaaatagctcagGATACTTTGTCCTTCAAAATGGCTataaaaaaattacaggaacaatttaatgcaactcattgttggtttttgaaacagattaatgctttaaaaactttaaacctaGACTAAGAATTTGTCAATGTTTCTATTGTATATGGTGGAAAAGGACAGCttgtctattattattatttttaaaaacctaactgATTATTATTTGTATACGGCAGAATAATCGATTTTTTTTATGGTTCTCAAAACATATTTTCCTTGTGGCCTTGAGGACAATTTGCTGGTCCTAACTATTATATACTGTTTTGATTCTCAAACCTTTATGACAACCATGTGCAATGACCATTCATTGAATTTTGCCTAATTTAATCAATTGTtatatttacacatttttatgcccccgcagtggcggagggggcattaaggtttacccttgtccgtccttcagtacgtcccaaagttggtttctgttctctatctttagtttgcctcaaccaaatgttatgaaacttaatcacattgcttattaccataaaacacagacttagtttgaattttggtggtgtcacttaaacctccaagagttatgcccctttacagatagacaaattgctgaattttccgtttatgttctctaactttagtttgtctttaccagatgttattaaaattatacacaatgcttaaaaccacCATATACagatcaactttgaattttggtggtgtcactttcacTGTTCTATGCAATGCCTCTTTATAGAGGAAAaaagttgctgaattttttgttttgtatttctttctttagtttgcctcaacaaaatgttatgaaacttttacacaatactTATCACCATAAAAGTTAGTACACAATTGgtaagtgtcacttttactgttcttcggTTATGTCCGTTTATAACTTTTATGATATGCAAGCgggagcatcatctgtgtccaatggacacattccgcatgtatttcaaatcttttacataagttagattaatttattatatattagaatAGAAAGAAAGGTTCTGTAGTTcttcttcaatttcaattttaaccCAGTTAAATTGACATAGTGACAAATAAGTGTTTGCATAAAGGTTTTGATGTACATGTCGATTTACATTGGAGGTAAATAGTAACAGCCATTATGTGTACATAATCTGACTCTGCGCAATAGTATACTAGtccacaaaagaaacgatacaaggcaaTGTATTTTCCATAGATAATGAAATTGGATACACTGTACCAAGCTTAAAACTGTCCATTGGTCTAATCTTTACAGAGTGTTATTTTCTTATCAAAAAAACActgttttaagacaaaaaaaataaaatatttttttatttttgttttatcaaaaatagtatttttataaataaaaaattcgaAATTAAGTTCTATAATGATGGACAATGgactttttttaaagagttatgacccttaaaaatattaaaatttatggaaAGTGGCTTCGTTAGCGCTCTCGATGGtacaagtttttaattttttattttcagtttatttctaatAGGACGGACGtagttttttttagctcaccgttTCAAAGGAACTGTGAaatttgccatcacttggcgtccgtcgtcgtctgttcggtgttaaatatttgaaacatttccactgaaattactgaaccaattccagTAAAACTTaaactgaatgatccttaggatatctagaataaagtttgtgttttattttcaattttgtaaaaaaaacatggccgccatgggtaaaaatagaacataggggtaacatgcGGTGTGTAGCTTATATCTCAAACACTAAAGCCTTGAGAGCgaattttcagataaatctaacaacccattgttgggttgcggccactaaattgttaattgtacggaaattttgcagtttttggttattatcttgaatattattaatgacaaagataaactgtaaacagcacaactttcagcaaagtaagatctacaaataagtttatatgaccaaaattgtcaattgaatcatgtggagttatagccctttaaagaatttttttcacaatttgttcatctagtttgcttactttaaaaaaagtcttCTTCTGAATATGCTAAATCGATTTCGGCCCAACTTGGGAGTATCTTGtataaactttgtattttatttccttgtacttcAAGAAACTtagccactatggctaaaatggaacataggggtaaaatgcaaagaacatttaaatggaatttttaagccactcattgatatatattgaaagaCACAAATAATCATAGATGCAAAATTTATGAAACTAGGACAGAGTCAATTTTAAAGACCATGAAATAGCacttaaagattttaaatttcaatttgcaCAAAACAAGTGTAATTAGGGACGCAGCTATCCTTCATTCAGTTTTCAGCCTTTCGGCTATTTTCTGTTGATTgctttggttgttgtctctttgacacattccccatatctaaaaaaagatcttaatatataaccaggtgctccgcagggcgcagctttatacgaccccagtggttgaaccctgaacagttagggcaaatttggtcacaatattcaagcttgattctgtctgaatttggattgtgatcaaatttttgaaataatataggtttttctcacaaaattaatgtggtcaaagatctaacaaatctattgcacaatactgtgcaattgaagatttcttcttgaaacttttcaaaattcgaaatttgaaaaattttgaaaaaaaaggaagcccttcaaaatTCGTtaacaaaaaatcccccccccccccaatttttttaaacccccttggagcaataacccttaaactcaatcccatgctttccattgcagtattgaacattgtagtacaatttcagagagatccatacaattacacataagttattgtcttgaaactagaaaaatgcttgttttgacccctttttggcccttaattcctaaactttggccccattaccccttaaatgaatccaaaccttctacttgtggttttaaacattgcgatatgatttcagagcaattgaaatactgttacacaagttattatcctgaaactaaaaaaatgcttgtttttggcccctttgggcccctaattcctaatcggttgcgaccatcatccccaaaatcaatcccaaccttccttttgtggtattgaaccttctgaaaaagtttcatgaagatctattcacttaaactaaagttattatccgaaaaccaatgggtcttcgggcgacgacgacgcagacgacgtagacgacgcagacgacgacatcataccattatacgatcccaaaatttttttggggtcgtataaaaatggtgtAGGGGGTTTCTATTATTGCGCCCACCCTTTGaagaaatttcatgttttaatgctcaaaatgttcacaattgaattccatcttttaaatttttaataattttttgaattttgaaaaaaaggggggggggatgtGGCACCATGCCCAGAGAGAAAAAAATTCCTTCTCTACCAAAATATCTTTATCAATCATATATTCGCATTTATAATTATCAAATTTGTTTCAGAAATGCACGTATAAATGGAATGTTTTAGCTTTTTCAGttcaaaatgtttcagtattCATCTGTTTGGtaatctgaattttggtgaaaattgacaatttttgactaaaattatttttttaaagaaaaaaaaaacacacgactttctttttattttatcaatatatagaatgtggtctttcaaaatttgtcaatgacatttcatggtattgttggtcttgggagataaacagatttaaaattaaagattttttgaaatttttcattttcgaattttaacacattttttaagttgctatggaaacaaactatttagtaaattcaaaattttaacgtttttgtatagttaggggttttgtttgtcaatactgcaaatatacataatttttgtattgattaactttatttctatgggactttaaaaccccttatatttcaattttcaaaggcTACTTATGAACGTATTTAGGCAACATTTTGTAAGgatggtttccatggcaaccaaggttcaaaagaaaaaaattaatacatgaaacttattttcataccataccctcctcataaacaaaatataaagacatttgaagaTGGGTCATGAATCGCCTATCAACAGGAACCTgcatgattcttacaaagaccggTACTTAACTACATCCTATATATCCATTCTCAGTGATAAAATTGTGTTCTTATTTCAAATGTGTCAATTTAGTCAATactcgtttttatttttttataacatcaaACATTGtggaaaaaaatcataactgttCAACTTTTTACCTGGTTCAATACTCTTTTTCTTGTCTGCAGGTTACTGTCCTCCCTGATGTCTTGATTACAAGCAAACACTGTTGGCACAGCGTCTGACCTTAGTCTAGGGCGTCTATTGGTAAAGCCAAGAAGCCTGCCCTGAAATATAATGATTTATTGTAAATTCCAATTTTTGGCTCCTAACTTTGTTATATACCGCATTTATTTTAGCACAAAGGGCTCCAACATTTGTGGAGTAAAACAGGTGGCAAATTTCTCTGTGAGACACAGTAAGTTGAAAAGGTGCGAACAATTGTTCAATAGAAACCAATTTTTGTaattgacaaaacaaaataatcgACCTAATTTCCTTTCTGTTCATTTTTAAGAGTTTCATACGAATAAAATTTATACAAACTCAAATTGGAATATACTTTTATAGCTAAAATATActtctaacatttaaaaaaaatgttatgcatacacttcaaaaatctgaaatgtgtaaaataagatGACCTTAGAATAAACATGTTAGATGTGAATTGAAACTTAGATTATACGAGTTTCTTATATACTATGTTCTTAATTTTGTCATTCTTTTTtaaagggagacggatttatataagttctttttgtttccgaatccctgtatttatattgtataatcaTATTTCAGGCACTTTTTGAATATAATAATTGTTAAAACTAAGAAGGCGAGAAATTTAAAATGAATGATCACGCAGAAAGGCAACACCCGCACctgcttttttttaattgaatgttctTCGGAGAACCCttccccaaaaaaaaacaaaaaatataaaaaatctgtcGTTTACTAACTACGtgtatttatgttgtttttttttgggggggggggggggggcatggtCATTCAAAGGAAATCTAAAATTGTTTTCAATACATAGTTGCTCTCTGTCAGTTATAGAATCTAGAAGTACGCAAAAATGGACATCAAACATAACggatttacactagtaatttttgggaccctttatatcttgctgttcggtatgagccaagctccgtgttgaaagccatACCTTGCTCATAATAGTTTTCAtcaataaattgttacttggagggaaagttttctcattgacactcataccacatcttcgtataatTATTAGTTGTCCTAGATATGccactttttttaatttatatatttttatttttttacttttcaactTGAGTTAGGTCTCATGATAATTTGACCATTTTTAATGCAAAAGGTATACTATATATATGTGACATTTTATCCGTGACTTTTTCAGCATTTATAACTTGCAAGGCAAAATTTGTCTTTATGCATCAAGGCtttaatattttccactgaacaaaataaaactattacatacattaatttcttgtaaaattataaaaagtgcTTTGCGTAATCTAAAGCTGTGCGCAAATGTAATGACAATGCACTCACACGTATAAATGCACCGATTACAACAAACTATCGAAGTAGCTTAGGGGTTCATAGAAATATTTTCCCCTttcaatgatttttaaattttatattcccattcaacaatttatttatcattataaagATAGGGAAATATACATATAATCtacaattaattaatattaacGTGACGATAAACAGATAAGTGCTGCATTACTTTATATCTGCATTTTTTGCAAACGCCAAAAAAAGCGCCGTATTTGCGTCAAAAATTACTCCGCAATTAAGACTTATTTCTTATCCAAAAATTTACAAAGGTCATGTTTATaaattatggttttttttctaattataaaaaaaaaccaggtggACTTATGATTTCAAACAACGTTTATTAATTTTTTCAGGCACAGATATATACTGACCACCGGATGTTTATAACAACTGGTAGTTTAAGTTTTATACAATGAATGTTACCTGTGCACACCTGGTACTCAATAAGGAGGCCATGCAGGGACATGTATTACATAACTGTGTATTACAAATTTTTAGTCGACAGGATGTCACTGGAATACCTAACTGAATCTGTCGTTCTGACACGACCTCCATCAAAAATTTTAACTAAGTCTGACATGCCAACATCAAGTCGCGGGGAAGCcgacaaatgtataaaaaaaatgtagcaaatagagaaaaaaaaatcaattttacaaCATACTAGGGTCACACGTTTAACTGTTAAACGCAACATTATAAGTGTCCATTTTAAATCGATCCCGTATcaatttatattatgtaaatcttacttgattttttttaataaaacacatcatataaaagaaataacaatGAGATGTCCAATATTCCGAaatttacacatcaataacctggGAATATTTAATTTATACTATATCAACATATTAATTTATGTTCCAGCTAAAATATTTTTCCGTGTCAATATCACTGACAATAAAACAATATCgtataaatttaacaattattGTATCTTTTCATACATAACTATTCTTTATATATACcgtataactgacatataacctGATATACCAATACactatatataacaaaaaaggtATTAATCTTGTAACTTTATTAATTTAAAACACTATCTATACTAAATACGAAACTTTTCTTTATATACACCAATGCACTTTGTATAAAACAGACATTCTAATGAATCTTTTCCGAGTCAGTGGCTGTTACAAAATACTGAAAATGCATTACTTGTAATTGAATCTTTATTTCCTtaccatcttttttttttcaatcaacgTGATCTCATCATATAAAGATTTGATAACATTATAGCTATCTATAACTGCAAGGTTATTCTGTTATTAAAATAGTATAATTACCATCAAATCTGTTTCGAAACAACTTTTCTCGAAATGGTCTTCACACACTAACTTGTGCTTGCTAAAGATGAAACTATTTGATGTAAGGTTAAGGTTGCACAACCATGCTTGATATAACTCTTTCTTTTTTGTGGGGTCTGGAAAACGATGAAGACTTTTGCCGTAACCTTGTCGGACAGAACAACCGTACACTTGACAAGACATTTTGACACTGAAGGACAACTGCACGGCAATCTCCGATTGATGACGGGAGATTTTAACGAACGGTCTGTTGAATCCCCGATTCGTTTGAAACTTTGCGGTTTTTGGATAAACCGTGATATCACATGACTTTTCACATCGGGGATGCCAGCAAGATGGCGTCATGTCAAAAACTGATAGTAAATTTCAGAAATCAATTTTGAACTCTTTAAATGGAGaataaaacttttatatttatGAGAATGGGATTTTTTATGCTTAAAGAACaacatatcaattttttatttttttgcgaagtttccctttaatgatctgtttgaaatattaaagaattctattataaaaaaatttacaatttttagttcaaacactcgtgtttagaaggctttttttattgataaatttattcagttaaaataattcagtgttttatcgttacaaaagtaatcagaagtcataattcatttaaaagtgagcttatgcaaaatatataaaaatatacaacagctatccagttattgtgcgaccttattactcccgtaaattaattttaattctttttcttacatttctGTGTCTAAAACTATAACTGACTCCCGTAtatcattcatacgaaatgttgttcacacctgaaatggTCAACCGTGACGCCTAAATGTCACTGAATGACGATCAacagattagaattacataatgctaatcttttaattaccttgagtttaactaccattcaacattcactaagtGTCACAAATTAATACACTTTTATTTCCACAGTACAAGCAAGTAAAAATGtttgctggaatgaagcaaaaagttcagaatacaaacatgtattttttaatacactatagatcatgtcagtttcatttgtttgtttagaaaaaagtcataaaaatgttctattgtcttatttactttaattactaAAATTCGTATTAAAAAATCCACACATAAATCCtacaatctaattttaaaagttgcatggctatcacttacttttcgttggttaatagctacaccaaaagtcgtcgatgctcTTTAAatagatggttaacgaacaagacttaaatgagattaatttcactcccggcatgcaaaagacttaaactacgtcacataagtcaggcaGTTTTGAAGAAATacaattaataattcccaattttcttctttattacttttcatatcaaaataaaacttgatgaatatgttttttatggtattatgaacataataagatgaaaagtgaaaaattgcGAATTATCCCTTGAAGTCAACGTGATAAAATAAATCTAATATTGTTATAGAAAtctgttttatgttgtttttggTATTATCGTATAAATGCTATTTCTGTCGTCTGTCATTCTTTGAATAACTTATTCTTTAGAAATTACATATGACTATGGGTTTTGTATTACAATGAAACCCTATAGTTATTAATTATAAATGTCatccaatgtaaaaaaaattcggTTTGATGGCAGTCATATCAATGTCTGATGATTATACTAGACAAACTACAATGTACCTGCATAACGTGATTTACATCTAAAATAAAGCGGTATTTCACGAACGAATGGACAATTTCACTGTATATATTTATTCTAATGTTTCCTTAaacttttataaagaaataatgtCTTCAGACAAATTTTGAAGAGACATGGTTATTATAGTAgcatttacaaaacaaatgttCTTAAACATCGCTATTATTTGGcttaagaattataaggattaaacacatttt
This window contains:
- the LOC139499129 gene encoding uncharacterized protein, producing MDTLTGVIPDFSLVQVNETTSSTKMELIGFQRSLSNIEDANLAVDVVVTDRHVQIRKAMATDHSDKNHQFDVWHLSKSVKKKILAIKPKKLLTEVKPWIPSICNHVWWCSREAKGNPDKLEETWTSLLYHISNRHTFPGKLVTKCGHPPLSADAIRKKKWLPKDSPAYEALEKVITNKLILRDIRHLDRFCHTGSLETYHSMMLKYCPKRLEFDYQSMVARTQLAVVDNNVNIGRKQKTGSNGMLSFTTRCPKSTGRWTARKVYEKKEYDFKTDILHSAIKNQQEGTKKKT
- the LOC139499130 gene encoding uncharacterized protein encodes the protein MVDVSVQTLTPSQLQTDLDIGTSMTNNSYLQMPVIPAQPLDTAFISSPKKDQDTSDASTPSPPPSPDKTDSDCSYVPSDESHDSNQSTSPDSQHITTEPKIIAFESCLRALFSRVVCTECGEPISSDESTILYNGTAMKVKFLCMRGHQSSWESQPLVNSKPAGNLMVATAIILSGETFQGFPTLQTFYP